Proteins encoded together in one Cellulomonas gilvus ATCC 13127 window:
- a CDS encoding aminoglycoside phosphotransferase family protein, which yields MTDVTLRERVRADYGLEVETLEAVSAGASGRVWRATVGPSAYAVRWTYAASAAPHVALALARTVPVRPASVVPAPAHVAPPVLTRTGSTDAVHDGGRLSVEPWLDGPTGRDVPLSPPQWTAFGRLVARVHAIDPASVPGLPRERFDPAPACAALAAVEHAIERCAAADPLAHAVVEAWQVARHRVALVADRAVRVSGRLRARRHDEPLVVCHGDAHVGHVVATGPRDVALLDWEHARLAPPEADLMFVLGGVLPHVPVTAEQAAAFFTGYGRVDIDDDRLVHVRCVRAVQDVVAAATVALDPARAPARRVAALGDLAAHLGSAGVVAAALE from the coding sequence GTGACGGATGTGACGCTCCGGGAGCGCGTGCGCGCGGACTACGGGCTCGAGGTGGAGACCCTGGAGGCCGTGAGCGCGGGCGCGTCCGGGCGGGTGTGGCGTGCCACGGTCGGGCCGAGCGCGTACGCGGTCCGGTGGACGTACGCGGCGTCGGCCGCACCGCACGTCGCGCTCGCGCTCGCGCGCACCGTGCCGGTGCGGCCCGCATCCGTGGTGCCTGCGCCCGCGCACGTCGCGCCGCCCGTGCTGACGCGCACCGGGTCGACCGACGCGGTCCACGACGGCGGGCGGCTGAGCGTCGAGCCCTGGCTGGACGGCCCCACGGGCCGCGACGTGCCGCTGTCGCCACCGCAGTGGACGGCGTTCGGACGGCTGGTCGCGCGCGTGCACGCGATCGACCCGGCGAGCGTGCCCGGACTGCCGCGCGAGCGGTTCGACCCCGCACCCGCATGCGCGGCGCTCGCGGCCGTCGAGCACGCGATCGAGCGGTGTGCCGCGGCGGACCCGCTCGCGCACGCGGTCGTGGAGGCGTGGCAGGTCGCGCGGCACCGGGTCGCGCTGGTGGCCGACCGTGCGGTGCGCGTGAGCGGGCGGTTGCGTGCGCGGCGGCACGACGAGCCGCTCGTGGTCTGCCACGGTGACGCGCACGTCGGGCACGTGGTCGCCACGGGGCCGCGCGACGTCGCGCTCCTGGACTGGGAGCACGCACGGCTCGCGCCGCCCGAGGCGGACCTGATGTTCGTCCTGGGCGGCGTGCTCCCGCACGTGCCCGTCACGGCCGAGCAGGCGGCGGCCTTCTTCACGGGCTACGGACGGGTTGACATCGACGACGACCGCCTGGTGCACGTGCGCTGCGTCCGCGCGGTGCAGGACGTGGTCGCCGCCGCGACCGTCGCGCT
- a CDS encoding HAD hydrolase-like protein produces the protein MNPVVLLDLDGTLVNSSQGVLHALRAGFTGAGLPAPDDAVLRTFIGPPVHDSLRRVGVPADRHADVVHGYQVAFAERGNLMTHVFDGIPTALADLRDAGAVLVVATAKPHRFAVPGLAHLGLAGLLDGVVGAPLDESESKGQIIGRALASLGDRRPDRTRVVMVGDREHDVAGARENDLACLGVLWGFGDRTELEAAGAAALVSTPGELAAAALAQLGVRT, from the coding sequence GTGAACCCCGTGGTGCTGCTGGACCTGGACGGAACGCTCGTCAACTCCTCGCAAGGGGTCCTGCACGCGCTGCGCGCGGGCTTCACGGGGGCCGGGCTGCCCGCCCCGGACGACGCGGTGCTGCGCACGTTCATCGGCCCACCGGTGCACGACTCGCTGCGGCGCGTGGGCGTGCCCGCGGACCGGCACGCCGACGTGGTGCACGGCTACCAGGTCGCGTTCGCCGAGCGTGGCAACCTGATGACGCACGTGTTCGACGGCATCCCGACCGCGCTGGCCGACCTGCGGGACGCGGGGGCCGTGCTCGTCGTCGCGACCGCCAAGCCGCACCGGTTCGCGGTGCCCGGGCTCGCGCACCTGGGCCTGGCCGGGCTCCTCGACGGGGTGGTCGGGGCACCGCTCGACGAGAGCGAGAGCAAGGGTCAGATCATCGGACGCGCGCTGGCGTCGCTCGGCGACCGGCGGCCCGACCGCACGCGCGTCGTCATGGTGGGCGACCGTGAGCACGACGTGGCGGGTGCGCGCGAGAACGACCTCGCGTGCCTGGGCGTGCTGTGGGGTTTCGGCGACCGCACCGAGCTCGAGGCCGCCGGCGCAGCCGCGCTCGTGAGCACCCCCGGCGAGCTGGCGGCCGCGGCGCTCGCGCAGCTCGGGGTCCGCACGTGA
- a CDS encoding phosphoribosyltransferase: MTTTEAAPGTELPGDREILDWETFGRAARELAQTVVDSGFVPDLVVAVARGGLPAGGAIAYALGTKAVGTLNVEFYTGVDARLPEPAVLPPLLDTQALTGLRALVVDDVADTGETLALVGRLVAEHCAHARTAVLYAKPHSVVDPDYVWRRTDRWITFPWSAKEPVTPSRG; this comes from the coding sequence ATGACGACGACCGAGGCCGCCCCCGGCACCGAGCTCCCCGGCGACCGCGAGATCCTGGACTGGGAGACGTTCGGCCGGGCCGCACGCGAGCTCGCGCAGACGGTCGTCGACTCGGGCTTCGTGCCGGACCTGGTGGTCGCGGTCGCGCGGGGCGGGCTGCCGGCGGGCGGCGCGATCGCCTACGCGCTGGGCACCAAGGCGGTGGGCACGCTCAACGTCGAGTTCTACACGGGTGTGGACGCGCGCCTGCCCGAGCCCGCGGTGCTGCCCCCGCTGCTGGACACGCAGGCGCTCACGGGGCTGCGCGCACTCGTCGTCGACGACGTCGCGGACACGGGCGAGACGCTCGCGCTGGTCGGCCGGCTGGTGGCGGAGCACTGCGCGCACGCACGCACCGCGGTGCTGTACGCCAAGCCGCACTCGGTGGTGGACCCGGACTACGTGTGGCGCCGCACGGACCGCTGGATCACGTTCCCGTGGTCGGCGAAGGAGCCCGTGACGCCGTCGCGCGGCTGA
- a CDS encoding MerR family transcriptional regulator encodes MEASIQEVARLTGTTSRTLRHYDRIGLLPPSRVADNGYRWYDDDALVRLQRILLLRGLGLGLQEIGRVLTHERDELVALEHHLDWLRSEQRRLARVAASVERTIHARQEGAPVMAHEMFDGFDHTQHREEVERRWGAQAYADSDAWWRGMSADERAAWQERTARLAADWAAAAHAGTDPTSEAAQRLAERHVAWLTAIPGTPGHGTGAPVEYVLGLADLYVADPRFTATYGGADGATFVRDALRAWAAR; translated from the coding sequence ATGGAGGCGTCGATCCAGGAGGTCGCCCGGCTCACGGGGACCACCAGCCGCACCCTGCGGCACTACGACCGCATCGGCCTGCTGCCGCCCAGCCGCGTCGCCGACAACGGCTACCGCTGGTACGACGACGACGCGCTCGTGCGGCTGCAGCGCATCCTGCTGCTGCGCGGGCTCGGCCTGGGCCTGCAGGAGATCGGCCGCGTGCTCACCCACGAGCGCGATGAGCTCGTCGCCCTGGAGCACCACCTGGACTGGCTGCGCAGCGAGCAGCGTCGACTGGCCCGCGTCGCGGCGTCGGTCGAGCGGACGATCCACGCACGGCAGGAAGGAGCGCCCGTCATGGCGCACGAGATGTTCGACGGCTTCGACCACACGCAGCACCGCGAGGAGGTCGAGCGCCGCTGGGGCGCGCAGGCCTACGCGGACTCCGACGCGTGGTGGCGCGGCATGTCCGCCGACGAGCGGGCCGCGTGGCAGGAGCGCACGGCCCGGCTCGCGGCGGACTGGGCCGCGGCGGCGCACGCGGGCACGGACCCGACGTCCGAGGCCGCGCAGCGGCTGGCGGAGCGTCACGTCGCATGGCTCACCGCGATCCCCGGGACGCCGGGACACGGCACCGGCGCTCCCGTGGAGTACGTGCTCGGGCTCGCGGACCTGTACGTCGCGGACCCGCGCTTCACGGCCACGTACGGCGGCGCGGACGGCGCGACCTTCGTGCGCGACGCGCTGCGCGCCTGGGCCGCCCGCTGA
- a CDS encoding ABC transporter ATP-binding protein: protein MGTPAADPPAPGAPSESAAAVRRRSLRLLGTLLRPVARRAWWTVALVVLAQLAAVAGPALVAYGIDHALPALAARDDAGPLVRAAAAYLALALVGGLLSAEVVRASARVSQTVLLDLRGRLFRHTQRLDLEFHETYTSGRVISRQTSDTDALRELLDGGVTTLAGSGLAMAFTAVSLALLDWRSGLVLLVAVVPGVVLTRWFQLRSQRYYRRHRTAAARVIVRFVETMTGIRAVQAFRREDRAAATYDDEAVAYRRTTAQAIRVNGVFDTGLHLIGGATVAVVLLAGGLRVLDGGLAVGVLVAAVLYARRFFQPLAQIGMFYNSFQSATAALEKLSALLAQEPTLPDPARPVALPHVRGDVRFVGVEFGYGTGPTVLPALDLHVPAGQTVALVGETGAGKSTVAKLLARFYDVRAGAVLLDDVDVREVAPPDLRRAVVMVTQEAYLFSGSVAANIALGRPGATREQIEAAARAVGVHELVSAMPDGYDTDVDKRGVRLSAGQRQLVSFARALLADPAVLILDEATSSLDVPGEAQVQRGLRTLLAGRTAVVIAHRLSTVMSADRVLVVDGGRVVEDGSPAALVEAGGRFADLHAQWQATLHTPPHPAPRPDPHPHPPTW, encoded by the coding sequence CTGGGCACGCCTGCGGCGGACCCCCCGGCACCCGGGGCACCGTCCGAGTCGGCGGCCGCGGTGCGGCGTCGGTCGCTGCGCCTGCTCGGCACGCTGCTGCGGCCCGTGGCGCGGCGCGCGTGGTGGACGGTCGCGCTCGTCGTGCTCGCGCAGCTCGCGGCCGTCGCGGGGCCCGCCCTGGTCGCGTACGGCATCGATCACGCGCTGCCCGCGCTCGCGGCGCGCGACGATGCCGGTCCGCTGGTCCGCGCGGCCGCGGCCTACCTGGCGCTCGCGCTGGTCGGCGGTCTGCTCTCGGCCGAGGTGGTCCGCGCATCGGCGCGCGTCAGCCAGACCGTGCTGCTGGACCTGCGGGGGCGGTTGTTCCGGCACACGCAGCGCCTGGACCTGGAGTTCCACGAGACGTACACGTCGGGCCGCGTGATCTCCCGGCAGACCTCGGACACCGACGCGCTGCGCGAGCTGCTCGACGGCGGCGTGACCACGCTCGCGGGCAGCGGGCTCGCGATGGCGTTCACGGCCGTGTCGCTCGCGCTGCTCGACTGGCGCAGCGGGCTGGTGCTGCTGGTCGCCGTGGTCCCGGGCGTGGTCCTCACGCGCTGGTTCCAGCTGCGTTCGCAGCGCTACTACCGGCGCCACCGCACCGCGGCGGCCCGCGTGATCGTCCGCTTCGTCGAGACCATGACGGGCATCCGTGCGGTGCAGGCGTTCCGGCGCGAGGACCGCGCGGCGGCGACGTACGACGACGAGGCGGTCGCCTACCGGCGCACCACGGCGCAGGCGATCCGCGTCAACGGCGTGTTCGACACGGGGCTGCACCTGATCGGCGGTGCGACCGTCGCGGTGGTGCTGCTCGCGGGCGGCCTGCGGGTGCTCGACGGCGGTCTCGCGGTCGGGGTGCTGGTCGCGGCCGTGCTCTACGCGCGCCGGTTCTTCCAGCCGCTCGCGCAGATCGGCATGTTCTACAACTCGTTCCAGTCCGCGACCGCCGCGCTCGAGAAGCTGTCGGCGCTGCTCGCGCAGGAGCCGACCCTGCCCGACCCCGCGCGGCCGGTCGCGCTGCCGCACGTGCGCGGCGACGTGCGGTTCGTGGGCGTCGAGTTCGGGTACGGCACGGGGCCGACCGTGCTGCCGGCGCTGGACCTGCACGTGCCCGCGGGGCAGACCGTCGCGCTCGTGGGGGAGACGGGAGCCGGGAAGTCGACGGTGGCCAAGCTGCTCGCGCGGTTCTACGACGTGCGCGCCGGCGCGGTGCTGCTCGACGACGTCGACGTGCGCGAGGTCGCCCCGCCGGACCTGCGCCGCGCGGTGGTGATGGTGACGCAGGAGGCGTACCTGTTCTCCGGGTCCGTCGCGGCCAACATCGCGCTCGGTCGCCCGGGCGCCACGCGTGAGCAGATCGAGGCCGCGGCGCGCGCGGTGGGCGTGCACGAGCTGGTGTCCGCGATGCCCGACGGGTACGACACCGACGTGGACAAGCGCGGCGTGCGGCTGTCCGCGGGCCAGCGCCAGCTGGTCTCGTTCGCGCGTGCGCTGCTGGCGGACCCCGCCGTGCTCATCCTGGACGAGGCGACGAGCTCGCTGGACGTGCCGGGGGAGGCGCAGGTGCAGCGCGGGTTGCGCACGCTCCTCGCGGGCCGGACCGCGGTCGTGATCGCGCACCGGCTCTCGACCGTGATGAGCGCCGACCGGGTGCTCGTGGTCGACGGCGGCCGCGTGGTGGAGGACGGCAGCCCCGCCGCGCTGGTCGAGGCGGGCGGCCGCTTCGCGGACCTGCACGCACAGTGGCAGGCGACCCTGCACACCCCGCCCCACCCCGCCCCCCGACCCGACCCCCACCCCCACCCGCCGACCTGGTAG
- a CDS encoding ABC transporter ATP-binding protein, protein MLRLVRWARPALPRIVLGGLTALGASLLALAVPQVLRSVVNGPLLTDGSRTAVVEAAGLVLLLGLLESFLVWSRRALVLDPGTEAELAMRRDLFARLLDLPVEFHDRWSGGQLLSRSMSDLSTVRRWMVFGLVMLCVSATTMVVGIGLMIATAPVLGLVYLVGAVPMVWLGFRFRQGYKAVARKARDQAGDLATLVEESVHGIRVLKGFGRGQDAAGDFEAQAALLRDSEVHKARTQARVTLALGAIPEAILAVSLAVGVPLAASGRLSVGALVAYFATAAIVNGPVERLGQFLAMTLDARAATERYLQVMDTTPTVADPADPVPLPARPDGGSLVELRGVRFAHPVRRGHAGTPAEAPVEVLSGVDLTLEPGRTTALVGLTGSGKTTLLQLVPRLYDATAGQVLVDGVDVRDVRRRELREAVAIAFEDPILFSASVRENVLLGVPADLPDDAADALLRESLDVARADFVDDLPDGVATVIGEEGLSLSGGQRQRVALARAIAVRPRVLLLDDPLSALDVATEAQVTARLRDALAGTTTLVVAHRPSTVALADRVAVLEDGRITGVGTHEHLLATHAHYRYVLTAERDRPRGETDVDGTVDVAEQDLLEVRACDESAEVTP, encoded by the coding sequence ATGCTCCGGCTCGTCCGGTGGGCGAGGCCGGCGCTGCCGCGCATCGTGCTGGGCGGGCTCACCGCGCTCGGCGCGAGCCTGCTCGCGCTCGCGGTGCCGCAGGTGCTGAGGTCGGTGGTCAACGGTCCGTTGCTGACCGACGGCTCGCGCACGGCCGTGGTCGAGGCAGCGGGGCTGGTGCTGCTGCTCGGCCTGCTGGAGTCGTTCCTGGTGTGGTCGCGGCGTGCGCTCGTGCTGGACCCGGGCACCGAGGCCGAGCTCGCGATGCGCCGGGACCTGTTCGCGCGGCTGCTGGACCTGCCCGTCGAGTTCCACGACCGGTGGTCGGGCGGGCAGCTGCTGTCCCGTTCGATGAGCGACCTGTCCACGGTGCGCCGGTGGATGGTGTTCGGCCTGGTGATGCTGTGCGTCTCGGCGACGACGATGGTGGTCGGCATCGGCCTGATGATCGCGACCGCACCCGTGCTCGGGCTCGTGTACCTCGTCGGGGCCGTCCCGATGGTGTGGCTCGGGTTCCGGTTCCGGCAGGGCTACAAGGCCGTGGCGCGCAAGGCCCGGGACCAGGCGGGGGACCTGGCCACGCTGGTCGAGGAGTCGGTGCACGGCATCCGCGTGCTCAAGGGGTTCGGCCGCGGGCAGGACGCCGCGGGTGACTTCGAGGCGCAGGCCGCGCTGCTGCGCGACTCGGAGGTGCACAAGGCGCGCACGCAGGCGCGGGTCACGCTCGCGCTCGGTGCGATCCCCGAGGCGATCCTCGCGGTGTCGCTCGCCGTCGGCGTCCCGCTGGCCGCGTCGGGGCGGCTCAGCGTGGGCGCGCTGGTCGCCTACTTCGCGACCGCGGCGATCGTCAACGGGCCCGTCGAGCGGCTCGGCCAGTTCCTGGCGATGACGCTCGACGCGCGTGCCGCCACCGAGCGGTACCTGCAGGTCATGGACACCACACCGACGGTCGCCGACCCCGCGGACCCGGTGCCGCTGCCCGCGCGCCCGGACGGCGGCTCGCTGGTCGAGCTGCGCGGCGTGCGGTTCGCGCACCCGGTCCGGCGGGGGCACGCGGGTACGCCGGCCGAGGCGCCCGTCGAGGTGCTCTCCGGGGTGGACCTGACGCTCGAGCCCGGGCGGACCACCGCGCTGGTCGGCCTGACGGGCAGCGGCAAGACGACGCTGCTGCAGCTCGTCCCGCGGCTGTACGACGCGACCGCGGGCCAGGTGCTCGTCGACGGCGTCGACGTGCGCGACGTGCGCCGCCGCGAGCTGCGCGAGGCCGTCGCGATCGCGTTCGAGGACCCCATCCTGTTCTCGGCGTCGGTGCGCGAGAACGTGCTGCTGGGCGTGCCCGCGGACCTGCCCGACGACGCCGCGGACGCGCTGCTGCGCGAGTCGCTGGACGTCGCGCGTGCGGACTTCGTCGACGACCTGCCGGACGGCGTCGCGACCGTGATCGGCGAGGAGGGCCTGAGCCTGTCGGGCGGCCAGCGGCAGCGCGTCGCGCTCGCGCGGGCCATCGCCGTGCGGCCCCGCGTGCTGCTCCTCGACGACCCGCTGTCCGCGCTGGACGTGGCCACCGAGGCGCAGGTGACCGCGCGTCTGCGGGACGCGCTCGCGGGCACCACCACGCTCGTCGTCGCGCACCGGCCGTCCACGGTCGCGCTCGCGGACCGGGTCGCGGTGCTCGAGGACGGCCGCATCACGGGCGTCGGCACGCACGAGCACCTGCTCGCGACGCATGCGCACTACCGCTACGTGCTCACGGCGGAGCGTGACCGCCCACGCGGGGAGACCGACGTCGACGGGACCGTCGACGTCGCTGAGCAGGACCTCCTCGAGGTGCGGGCGTGCGACGAGTCGGCCGAGGTGACGCCGTGA
- a CDS encoding SDR family oxidoreductase, producing MTTTPRRALVTGASSGIGAATVRRLRAEGWDVVATARRADRLTALAHETGAEPFVADITSDEDVAALVDHVRATGGLDAVVNNAGGALGLDTVADADLERWRSMYELNVLGTLRVTKGLLPLLRERGQGDVLVVTSTAAHAAYPGGAGYTGVKHAERMLATTLRWEIVGEPIRVIEISPGNVATEEFSLVRFDGDAERAAKVYEGYQPLVADDVADAIWWTLSRPAHVNVDLMVVRPRAQANNTTIARTGV from the coding sequence ATGACCACCACCCCGCGCCGCGCCCTCGTCACGGGGGCCTCGTCCGGGATCGGCGCCGCGACCGTGCGTCGGCTGCGTGCCGAGGGCTGGGACGTCGTCGCGACCGCGCGCCGCGCGGACCGGCTGACCGCGCTCGCGCACGAGACGGGCGCCGAGCCGTTCGTCGCGGACATCACGTCCGACGAGGACGTCGCGGCGCTCGTCGACCACGTCCGCGCGACGGGCGGGCTGGACGCCGTGGTGAACAACGCGGGCGGCGCGCTCGGCCTCGACACCGTCGCCGACGCCGACCTCGAGCGCTGGCGCTCGATGTACGAGCTCAACGTGCTCGGCACGCTGCGCGTGACGAAGGGGCTGCTGCCGCTGCTGCGCGAGCGCGGCCAGGGCGACGTGCTCGTCGTGACGTCGACCGCCGCGCACGCCGCCTACCCGGGCGGCGCGGGCTACACGGGCGTCAAGCACGCCGAGCGCATGCTCGCCACGACGCTGCGCTGGGAGATCGTGGGCGAGCCGATCCGGGTGATCGAGATCTCGCCCGGCAACGTCGCCACCGAGGAGTTCTCGCTCGTGCGGTTCGACGGCGACGCCGAGCGCGCGGCGAAGGTCTACGAGGGGTACCAGCCGCTCGTCGCCGATGACGTGGCCGACGCGATCTGGTGGACGTTGTCCCGCCCCGCGCACGTCAACGTCGACCTCATGGTGGTGCGGCCCCGCGCGCAGGCCAACAACACCACGATCGCGCGCACGGGCGTCTGA
- a CDS encoding aspartate aminotransferase family protein, with protein sequence MPITDPSAALEGDGATALRLDRAHVFHSWSAQAHLAPLALAGGSGCHVWDHDGRTWLDLSSQLVNVNIGHQHPRVVAAIQEQAAVLATIAPATANLTRGRAAQAVVRHAPPGFSKVFFTNGGADANENAIRMARLHTGRDKVVSHYRSYHGNTGAAVVATGDWRRVPNEYARGHVHVFGPYAYRSEFWSTSPEQESERALQHLAHVIAAEGPDSVAAILLESVPGTAGVLVPPPGYLAGVREIADRYGIVLILDEVMAGFGRTGTWFAFEQHGVVPDLVTFAKGVNSGYVPAGGVLISDAVAATFDDRVFPGGLTYSGHPLAMAAVVATIEAMEDELVVENAAAVGRTVIGPGLADLAARHAAVGEVRGTGVFWAVELVSDPVTRAPLPPATMAAIKAGLLARDVLPFVQDNRVHVVPPCIISPDEAREGLAVLDAVLTAVLEPSGSTT encoded by the coding sequence ATGCCGATCACCGACCCGAGCGCCGCCCTCGAGGGCGACGGCGCGACCGCGCTGCGGCTCGACCGCGCGCACGTGTTCCACTCGTGGTCCGCGCAGGCCCACCTGGCCCCGCTCGCGCTCGCGGGCGGCTCGGGCTGCCACGTGTGGGACCACGACGGCCGCACGTGGCTCGACCTGTCCAGCCAGCTGGTCAACGTCAACATCGGCCATCAGCACCCGCGCGTGGTCGCCGCGATCCAGGAGCAGGCCGCGGTCCTGGCGACGATCGCGCCCGCGACCGCCAACCTCACGCGCGGGCGCGCGGCGCAGGCGGTGGTCCGGCACGCCCCGCCGGGCTTCAGCAAGGTGTTCTTCACCAACGGCGGGGCCGACGCCAACGAGAACGCGATCCGGATGGCGCGCCTGCACACGGGCCGCGACAAGGTGGTCTCGCACTACCGCAGCTACCACGGCAACACCGGAGCGGCGGTCGTCGCGACCGGCGACTGGCGCCGCGTGCCCAACGAGTACGCACGGGGCCACGTGCACGTGTTCGGGCCGTACGCGTACCGCTCGGAGTTCTGGTCGACGAGCCCCGAGCAGGAGAGCGAGCGCGCGCTGCAGCACCTGGCGCACGTGATCGCCGCGGAGGGTCCGGACTCGGTCGCCGCGATCCTGCTCGAGTCGGTACCCGGGACCGCGGGCGTGCTGGTGCCGCCGCCGGGGTACCTGGCCGGCGTCCGCGAGATCGCGGACCGGTACGGCATCGTGCTGATCCTCGACGAGGTCATGGCCGGGTTCGGCCGCACCGGGACGTGGTTCGCGTTCGAGCAGCACGGCGTGGTGCCGGACCTGGTGACCTTCGCCAAGGGTGTGAACTCGGGGTACGTGCCGGCCGGCGGCGTGCTGATCAGCGACGCGGTCGCTGCCACGTTCGACGACCGGGTCTTCCCGGGCGGGCTGACCTACTCCGGGCACCCGCTCGCGATGGCCGCGGTCGTCGCGACGATCGAGGCCATGGAGGACGAGCTCGTCGTGGAGAACGCCGCGGCCGTGGGACGCACCGTGATCGGCCCGGGCCTCGCGGACCTGGCCGCGCGGCACGCGGCCGTGGGCGAGGTGCGGGGGACCGGCGTCTTCTGGGCGGTGGAGCTCGTGTCCGATCCCGTGACGCGCGCGCCGCTGCCACCTGCGACGATGGCCGCCATCAAGGCGGGTCTGCTGGCCCGCGACGTGCTGCCGTTCGTGCAGGACAACCGCGTGCACGTCGTCCCGCCGTGCATCATCAGCCCCGACGAGGCGCGCGAGGGCCTCGCCGTCCTGGACGCCGTGCTGACCGCCGTCCTCGAACCCTCAGGGAGCACCACATGA
- a CDS encoding ABC transporter substrate-binding protein has protein sequence MRTTTRWGAALAATMAAGLMLGACSSGSDSEPGAAPSGAGQEPGELTPVTLQLQWLTQAQFAGYYAALDQGYYADAGLDVEIIPSGGDIVPQDALAQGEVDYAIAWVPKVLGSIEQGAKITNVAQIFERSATLQVSFKDAGITSPADLAGKKVGSWGYGNEWELFAGLNKAGVTDFELVTQAFDMLGLLSGDIDAAQAMTYNEYAQLLETVDPDTGELYTPDDFDVIDWNDEGVAMLQDAIWADTERLESDEEYQDTTVKFLKASIQGWIYARDNAQAAADAVTAAGSTLGTSHQLWMTNEVNKLIWPSTTGGIGLVDQEVWDRTVALALDTHNETGATIITKAPPESAYTTEYVQQALDELTAEGVDVVGADWEPVEVTLAEGGA, from the coding sequence ATGAGGACGACGACGCGTTGGGGGGCTGCGCTCGCGGCGACGATGGCTGCCGGGCTGATGCTGGGAGCCTGCTCGTCCGGCTCGGACTCCGAGCCGGGCGCCGCACCGAGCGGTGCCGGCCAGGAGCCCGGCGAGCTGACCCCGGTCACGCTGCAGCTGCAGTGGCTCACCCAGGCCCAGTTCGCGGGCTACTACGCCGCGCTCGACCAGGGCTACTACGCCGATGCCGGGCTGGACGTGGAGATCATCCCGTCGGGCGGCGACATCGTCCCGCAGGACGCACTCGCGCAGGGTGAGGTCGACTACGCGATCGCGTGGGTGCCCAAGGTGCTCGGCTCGATCGAGCAGGGCGCGAAGATCACCAACGTCGCGCAGATCTTCGAGCGCTCCGCGACGCTGCAGGTGTCCTTCAAGGACGCGGGCATCACGTCGCCCGCGGACCTCGCGGGCAAGAAGGTCGGCTCGTGGGGCTACGGCAACGAGTGGGAGCTGTTCGCCGGGCTCAACAAGGCCGGCGTGACGGACTTCGAGCTGGTCACGCAGGCGTTCGACATGCTCGGGCTGCTGTCCGGGGACATCGACGCCGCCCAGGCCATGACGTACAACGAGTACGCGCAGCTGCTCGAGACCGTGGACCCGGACACCGGCGAGCTGTACACGCCCGACGACTTCGACGTCATCGACTGGAACGACGAGGGCGTGGCCATGCTCCAGGACGCGATCTGGGCGGACACGGAGCGGCTCGAGTCCGACGAGGAGTACCAGGACACGACCGTCAAGTTCCTCAAGGCGTCGATCCAGGGCTGGATCTACGCGCGTGACAACGCGCAGGCCGCCGCGGACGCCGTGACGGCGGCGGGCTCGACGCTCGGCACGAGCCACCAGCTCTGGATGACCAACGAGGTCAACAAGCTGATCTGGCCGAGCACCACGGGCGGCATCGGCCTGGTGGACCAGGAGGTCTGGGACCGCACGGTCGCGCTCGCGCTCGACACGCACAACGAGACCGGCGCGACGATCATCACGAAGGCGCCGCCCGAGTCGGCGTACACCACCGAGTACGTCCAGCAGGCGCTCGACGAGCTCACCGCCGAGGGCGTGGACGTGGTGGGCGCCGACTGGGAGCCCGTCGAGGTGACCCTCGCCGAGGGCGGCGCCTGA
- a CDS encoding ABC transporter permease, whose product MSTARALARQVLPPVVLLAALVLGWHALVTGADIPPFVLPGPADVLDQAQQFRGPIVRAAQVTGANALLGLVLGAVLGIGLAVLASAVRTFDRLAEPVVAALAVVPIVALAPVLYGMYGAASEQARVIVAALAVFVPVYVSTLRGLGQVLPVHRDLMRVLAASSREVARTVTVPTAVPFVFTGLRMASSLAVISAIVAEYFGGPRSGIGSFITTAAAGSNYAQAWAYVLGGIVVGLLFYAVTALAEHVVARRHGPRPDA is encoded by the coding sequence GTGAGCACCGCCCGCGCGCTCGCGCGGCAGGTGCTGCCGCCGGTCGTGCTGCTCGCGGCGCTCGTGCTCGGCTGGCACGCGCTCGTGACCGGCGCGGACATCCCGCCGTTCGTCCTGCCGGGCCCGGCCGACGTGCTCGACCAGGCGCAGCAGTTCCGCGGGCCGATCGTGCGCGCGGCCCAGGTCACCGGCGCCAACGCGCTGCTGGGCCTGGTGCTCGGCGCGGTGCTCGGGATCGGGCTCGCGGTGCTGGCGTCCGCCGTGCGCACGTTCGACCGCCTGGCCGAGCCCGTCGTGGCGGCGCTCGCGGTGGTGCCGATCGTCGCGCTCGCACCCGTGCTGTACGGCATGTACGGCGCGGCCTCGGAGCAGGCGCGCGTGATCGTCGCGGCGCTCGCGGTGTTCGTGCCGGTGTACGTCAGCACGCTGCGCGGGCTGGGCCAGGTGCTGCCCGTGCACCGCGACCTCATGCGCGTGCTCGCCGCGTCGTCGCGTGAGGTCGCGCGGACCGTGACGGTGCCCACCGCGGTGCCGTTCGTGTTCACGGGCCTGCGCATGGCGTCCTCGCTCGCGGTGATCTCCGCGATCGTCGCCGAGTACTTCGGCGGTCCGCGTTCGGGCATCGGCTCGTTCATCACCACGGCCGCAGCGGGCTCGAACTACGCGCAGGCGTGGGCGTACGTGCTCGGCGGCATCGTCGTCGGGCTGCTGTTCTACGCGGTCACCGCGCTGGCCGAACACGTCGTCGCGCGGCGGCACGGACCGCGGCCCGATGCCTGA